From a single Nymphaea colorata isolate Beijing-Zhang1983 chromosome 4, ASM883128v2, whole genome shotgun sequence genomic region:
- the LOC116253226 gene encoding uncharacterized protein LOC116253226, which translates to MNLGAIIEASFMKEIYIKQVKQLRCPLEVKKNDSHSLDPEHGYRSLADHLLSLAASGQPINCVVYNFLLPWVAHVASELDIPSTLLWIQPITLLAIYYHFLHLSPHLFLDVYKEIKVPGLPLSLNSDSLPSFLFPDNPFVLSLPLITCFKGSKSLNIGGFLSIPLNHLKWRLYLPCQVEVLAHPSVGCFVTHAGWNSTLEGLVCGKPMPVPLLAPGGRELLGLGPARLAGWLGLHGVPRLPPAAPWGRPTRRLDSGAVGTCLPRPVTARREGEGTLHSPDCSAARTRTGRSDVPRLLGASCATASQAYWGSKVTML; encoded by the exons ATGAACTTGGGGGCCATAATAGAGGCGAGTTTTATGAAAGAAATCTATATAAAGCAAGTAAAGCAGCTCCGTTGTCCACTAGAGGTCAAGAAAAATGACTCACATTCTCTTG ATCCAGAACATGGCTACCGCTCTCTTGCCGACCATCTCCTTTCCCTTGCTGCCTCCGGCCAGCCCATCAACTGCGTAGTCTACAACTTTCTTCTTCCTTGGGTTGCTCATGTTGCTTCGGAGCTCGACATCCCTTCTACACTCCTCTGGATCCAACCAATCACCCTTCTTGCCATCTACTACCACTTCTTGCACCTGTCCCCACATCTCTTCCTTGATGTTTATAAGGAAATCAAGGTCCCAGGACTGCCACTGTCTCTCAATTCTGATTCCCTGCCATCTTTCCTCTTTCCTGACAATCCCTTCGTCCTTTCGTTGCCTCTAATCACATGTTTCAAGGGATCAAAGAGTCTAAATATTGGTGGGTTCTTGTCGATtcctttgaatcacttgaagtGGAGACTCTATCTTCCCTG CCAGGTGGAAGTTCTGGCTCATCCCTCTGTTGGCTGCTTTGTTACTCATGCCGGGTGGAATTCGACATTGGAAGGCTTGGTCTGTGGAAAGCCAATGCCGGTCCCCCTGCTAGCGCCGGGCGGTCGAGAGCTCCTCGGACTTGGGCCTGCCAGGTTGGCCGGTTGGCTTGGACTCCATGGCGTTCCGCGCCTGCCTCCCGCCGCTCCGTGGGGTCGACCCACTCGTCGGCTGGACTCAGGTGCAGTGGGTACCTGTCTACCACGGCCGGTAACAGCTCggcgagagggagaggggactCTTCACTCCCCGGACTGCTCGGCGGCTCGTACAAGGACTGGTAGATCTGATGTACCTCGTCTGCTTGGGGCCAGTTGCGCGACGGCGTCTCAGGCCTATTGGGGTAGCAAGGTGACGATGTTGTAG